Genomic window (Kwoniella dendrophila CBS 6074 chromosome 1, complete sequence):
cttctacatcatctgCATATGCTTGTaagattttcttttgattaGGTGAGAGCGATCTGCAACGGAAAGAGAATAATACAGTTTAGTCTTTCTGCCGAAACCCAATTTGTGATTTGGAGAGGAGGGTCCCTCATAGACTAACCTTGGGATCTGTATTTTCCAGCCTacaatcaaatcacctctttcatTTCTACCTCTATTTTGATAGACAGATTTaacacctctacctcttaaAACggcttcttcaccattttgggtaccacctttaactttgacatctacatcaccttctaaagTAGGAATTCTTATtataccacctaataaagcaaCATGTAATGGAACTTTTGCATCATGATATAAATTTGTACCTTGTCTTTTGAATAAACTTGAAGATTTAACTGAAACTCTTACTAATAAATCACCTGGTAATGAAGATGTCGTTGAAgcatttgaagataatggCATATCACCTTGTGAAGGTAATCTAATTatcataccatcttcaacacctgCTGGAATATCAacatttaattcttttttttcttttattttacCTATTCCATCACATTCACCacattttgatgaatttggtatggtttcacctaatccattACATGTTTGACATGTTGATGCCATATACATTCCTTGAATTTGAAACGTTTGTTGTCCTGTACCTTTACATGTTGAAcattgttttttcttttcaccaGATTTTAATCCACTTCCTGAACATGGTTTACAATTTACTACAGGTGTTATAGTTACTTTTTTAGTTGTTCCATTACATGCTtctaaaaatgataaagtaATTCcaatatctaaatcttctccTTTCATTGGTCTTGATCTTTGTGGTCCTGCCCCACCAGCTCCTCCACCAAATGGTCCACCACCTTGTCgtcctccaccaccaaatgCAGATCCAAATAGCTGTTCAAATAAATCTCCTGGATTGCCTCCACCAAATCCTCCTCCTCCGAAACCTTGGAATCCTCCAAATCCTCCTGCTCCATTTGCGAATCCGTTAGGATCGAAACCTTCTTgtgttgaagctgatccATATCTATCATATGCTTGTCGTTTACTGTCATCGGAAAGTATCTGTACAACGTACCACGATGTCAGCTATTATGATTTTTTGGCGTTCTGTTAAGATAACGCCAGCACTCACATCATAGGCACTTTGGATTTCGTGGAATTTCTCCTTGGCGTCCTTCTCTTTACTTGAATCCGGATGCCATTTCTTTGCAAGCTGTCATGCGACGAGCAGGGATCCTTTTATCAGTAAATTATTCCGCCTGTGGAGAGACTGTGAGAACAACTAACCTGGTAATACGATTTCTTGATATCGGATGCGCTAGCATCTTTTTTTACTCCTAAAACTTCATAAGGGTTCTTGGCTGATGCTCGATGAACAGGTGTAGAATGGAATGATCTCTACAGTAGGACAACACAATTAGCATCCAAATGATAGGAGGCAATATTAAAGCAAAGCAACTTACTTTGCTTTCCACTTGGGTGTGTTGTGGAGTTGGTGATCTACCTCTTACAGTACTGAAGCATTGTGACGAAGGTAATCTTGGACTTGCAGGTCTTCGATGAGGTTTTGATGCTGTTGGGTtttgaggtggaggaggtagaGTGGATGAACTTGCCACAGCTTGCTGTGAGAAAGGCAAAGCTGTAAATGCTCTTGTTGGTAATCTAGGTGGCATGTTTGAACgaaaatcacaatcaacagATCACCTTGGGGTGTTTACaagaatgattgatgatatacacTGGTGTTATCATTGAAATTCGTGCAAGTTAACTGGTCAAGCAGAATAATTCCAACTTTTTAAGCTAGAAATCTCTCGAAGACgctccttcttctttagaCTTTTTTTGTATACTTGCAAGCGGTGATCACCGATAACGGAATCAATTTTAGGATTTATCGGTTATCGGTTATCGGGTATAGACCGCTGAGTGTCATAATCTTAGCAATGTGGCATCATTACTGATGGTTGTTTGATGGTTCCTGCGCATGTTAGACACGCACCTCCACTCAATTGATTCACCATTCATAATTCATAATTCCACTACATTGATCATTCACAACCTTATGGGatacaatcaatatatcacataaactatatatacagttaCTCTTGGTCCATTCagtttccttttctttcgtGCTTCTGATACCAAAATAGACAAAATATTACAGAATTGAGGAGATAAACACTATAAAGCTATATAAGACTAAATGATCGATTTAActccagcttcttcctcttcttccttatcTTCAAGTACTAAACGACATCTTTCCCCAGTCCTAGAGGACGATATACCGCACAAGAAAATATACACAGGTACTTCAATGGTTGATATACTATCCAGCACTCATCCGATCTCCTCGAGAGGTCAATATGGACCTATTCGACCTGAAGATGCAGGTTTTGAGAAAGATAAGGGCCGACCTATAAAAGAcaaaggaaaaggaaagatgaaaatgatctATTTGCCTGAACTACCCGAAGAAGTGTGGACAAGAATCTTCGAGATATACTATGAAGATAGGACAAATGGTAAGCTATCTTGTTCGATGCCTACCATCCACGTCTTACTTGAAGGCCTATCTCCTCCATATTTACCCATACGGAATACTTATCGCCTCTAACACACCGTATAACCGATGTCTCTTCCTTCCAATGGGATTTACCATGTATGAGTGCCTACTGACCActctccttctttccttcataGAATGGCAAAGTACCGGCGTCTTGAGGGAGGGCTTAACACCGGTTCTCATCTGCCGAGACCTCGCACGTACCGCCTTACCAGTACTTTATCGACATCCTTACATTGGGTACAAAGCGATATCGTCATTTGTAACAGCTTTGACCAGTCCAAGGCGCTACAACGATCTATGTAATAGAGACTACATTAAGCATATAACCATACGGGCCTCACCTATAATACCAACTACTGAGTTCTCCGCATTTTACGCTGTTCGTAAAACTCCCGCGGACAGAAACACCCGTATTGCCCCATATACGATCCATCCATTATTCGAGAGATTGATGCGATCCTTACCGGAACTCGCAACATTTACATTGAAAGACACTTTGGTCTTACATCAAGCGGATGCAACCCAGCTATTTTACGGTCTGAGCGTTATAAACCCTAAGAAAGTTAGATTAGAATTTCGAATGTGGGATTTGTACGATTCCCCTTTTGGACAAGATATCATCGGAGCAACTAAAGGAGGAGCATACACTTCTTATGGTAGCAAACCAGCTATACTACCCTCTGTAGATCATTTCTCACCTAGAAATCTTCAGAATGAATTAGGTTGTATAGCTATTCAGAAAACTTGGAGAGACGCGCTGTATAACGCAACTGAACTCGATTTACCATCTTGGTGGATTGAACCTATGTCAAGGCAAGATCAGAATAATGCTCCAGTACATCCTGCACAAGCAATGATATTAGGTCAACAGCATGTTCATCACGCCCCCGGACATGCGAACCCATTCGCGCACAATTCAGGCAATCAGTTTAACCCTTTTACTGTCCTGTCATCCGCAAGTAGCGCTACACCTCAAAATCCTAATCCATCTAACAATCAATCCCAATTTTCGCAAATACATAATCCGGTATTACCACCCCCTAACACTTCAGACTCTTCGCTCTCGCAAACTTCCGCAGGCAATCAAGCACAATCTGCTCATCTTCGCCGACTTCTCAATGATTTACGCAGAATATCTTCGCGAAGCTCTACACAGCACCTATCGATGCAGCTTGACTCAACTACCCCAAATCACCCTCCTATATCTGCAAATACGACTGGTAGTTCCCAAATCACATATCCGAGGTCAGGCAATATTTCTGGTAACTCTCACGGTCATTCAATCTATCTTTCCGACAATGAAGACCTGTCTGACAGCGAATCTGAACTCACGGAGGACGCATCCATCGACTCTCATTCCGTCAGTGAGCCATCTAATAGCAGCCGCCAGCCACTCACAcaagcttcagcttcactgTCAACAGCATCAAGTAGTGCTCAAATAACGCCAGCTACTAGATTACGAGATGCCCTCTTAGAGATTCGTACTCTCCGTGAGACAAGCTCTAGAGCCATACATAGCTCCCAACAGGCGACTGTTCCTCCACCTCGACACGATCGCGTGACAACTACCGTTTCTGCGGTACAAAGACATCACCAAGCCCAAGATAATTGTCATACCCCTCATCAAGGGGGACAATCTGCCACACAAGCAGGACCTGATGGTATACCTTTAACAACTTCCCCTGGATTAACATCGTATAGTCTAGCTCATCATATGCGAAGTCTACTGCTTGATCTTATCAGAGAGCATTGGACACCTAGACTACAGGCTTTATCGATCGTAGCTCTAGATCCGCTAGCAAGTTTAATAGTAAGATCACCTCAACTAGATTTATGGACGCAAATAGCTGTTCCTCACATTCGAGTTCATCTTCCGAGATCCATTAACTCTTTAGCTGTATTCAAGGGGCCAAAAGAAGTAGCTAGAGATAGAGCTAGAAGAAGACGTGAAATGGAAGAACTATCTGTTGACCCTCAAGGCGATGATGCAGGCGTCATTTTGGCAGGAAATGGATTGGTCACTATCAATGGGATTCCCCTACCAAGTATCTTACCAGACCAAGAAAATGACAATCATCCTTACAGAATTGTAGGAGGAGAAGGAGCTGGAAATGAACTGGTCAATCAAGAAGTAAGGTTATTTGAATTAGAAATCAATTCCATGGAAGAAATGAGAGAT
Coding sequences:
- a CDS encoding chaperone DnaJ, which encodes MPPRLPTRAFTALPFSQQAVASSSTLPPPPQNPTASKPHRRPASPRLPSSQCFSTVRGRSPTPQHTQVESKRSFHSTPVHRASAKNPYEVLGVKKDASASDIKKSYYQLAKKWHPDSSKEKDAKEKFHEIQSAYDILSDDSKRQAYDRYGSASTQEGFDPNGFANGAGGFGGFQGFGGGGFGGGNPGDLFEQLFGSAFGGGGRQGGGPFGGGAGGAGPQRSRPMKGEDLDIGITLSFLEACNGTTKKVTITPVVNCKPCSGSGLKSGEKKKQCSTCKGTGQQTFQIQGMYMASTCQTCNGLGETIPNSSKCGECDGIGKIKEKKELNVDIPAGVEDGMIIRLPSQGDMPLSSNASTTSSLPGDLLVRVSVKSSSLFKRQGTNLYHDAKVPLHVALLGGIIRIPTLEGDVDVKVKGGTQNGEEAVLRGRGVKSVYQNRGRNERGDLIVGWKIQIPRSLSPNQKKILQAYADDVEGKPSTISFNSTSTTNGEATSSYKSNHEFEKPYRPSSASTVEDPKYTKKSEPIDPEYLNRNDEPSGSGGGISGKVVSAIGGAIGFIEKLFGRR